In Neofelis nebulosa isolate mNeoNeb1 chromosome 10, mNeoNeb1.pri, whole genome shotgun sequence, one DNA window encodes the following:
- the SIGIRR gene encoding single Ig IL-1-related receptor isoform X1, with translation MAGVCDTAPNFLSPSGNQALEPALGSAVSLNCTAWVVSGPHCPLPSVQWLKDGLPLGNGSHCGLHEDSRIKANSSEVLVSSVLGFNLTSAEDYGVFTCSIRNVSSSSFTLWRAGPAGHLAAVLASLLVLLALLLAALLYVKCRLNVLLWYQDAYGELEMNDGKLYDAYVSYSDSPEDRKFVNFILKPQLERRRGYKLFLDDRDLLPRAEPSADLLVNLSRCRRLIVVLSEAFLGRAWCSHSFREGLCRLLELTRRPIFITFEGQKRDPVHPALRLLRQHRHLVTLLLWKPGSVAPSSEFWRELQLALPRKVRHRAMEGDPQTRLQGDKDPMLTVQGHLPEGRTLHLELDPDPEGDLGMPTWSHPGPEKLGLGRRGCTGLRSPERGPGGGDFLPAAHRWAWPPPRTPSLPLSRRHADPRPAWEPPGPQMPLCRRVSEGLSLGSH, from the exons ATGGCAG GTGTCTGTGACACGGCCCCCAACTTCCTCTCCCCGTCTGGAAACCAGGCCCTGGAGCCTGCCCTGGGCAGTGCGGTCTCCCTGAACTGCACGGCCTGGGTGGTCTCTGGGCCCCACTGTCCCCTGCCCTCAGTCCAGTGGCTGAAAGATGGGCTGCCGCTGGGCAATGGAAGCCACTGTGGCCTCCATGAAGACTCCCG GATCAAGGCCAACTCATCAGAGGTGCTTGTGTCCAGTGTTCTGGGGTTCAACCTGACCAGTGCTGAGGACTATGGGGTCTTCACCTGCTCCATCCGGAATGtcagctcctcctccttcactCTTTGGAGAGCTG GCCCAGCTGGCCACCTGGCCGCAGTGCTGGCCTCACTCCTGGTCCTGCTGGCCCTGCTCCTGGCGGCCCTGCTCTATGTGAAGTGTCGACTGAATGTGCTGCTCTGGTACCAAGACGCCTACGGGGAGCTGGAGATGAACG ACGGGAAACTCTACGACGCCTACGTCTCCTACAGCGACAGCCCCGAGGACCGGAAGTTCGTGAACTTCATCCTGAAGCCACAGCTAGAGCGGCGTCGGGGCTACAAGCTCTTCCTGGATGACCGCGACCTCCTGCCACGCGCGG AGCCCTCGGCCGATCTCCTGGTGAACCTGAGCCGCTGTCGACGTCTCATCGTGGTGCTGTCGGAAGCATTCCTGGGCCGGGCCTGGTGCAGCCACAGCTTCCG GGAGGGCTTGTGCCGGCTACTGGAGCTCACGCGCAGGCCCATATTCATCACCTTCGAGGGCCAGAAGCGCGACCCCGTGCACCCCGCGCTCCGCCTGCTGCGCCAGCACCGCCACCTGGTGACCCTGCTGCTCTGGAAGCCCGGCTCCGTG GCGCCTTCTTCAGAGTTTTGGAGAGAGCTGCAGCTGGCACTGCCACGCAAGGTGCGGCACAGAGCCATGGAGGGAGACCCCCAGACCCGGCTGCAGGGTGACAAGGACCCCATGCTGACCGTGCAAGGCCACCTACCCGAGGGCCGCACCCTGCACCTGGAGCTGGACCCCGACCCTGAGGGGGACCTGGGTATGCCCACCTGGTCCCACCCCGGCCCTGAGAAGCTCGGCCTGGGGCGGAGGGGGTGCACGGGGCTGAGGAGCCCAGAGAGGGGTCCAGGTGGCGGGGACTTCCTCCCTGCAGCCCATAGGTGGGCTTGGCCCCCCCCCCGCACACCCTCACTGCCTCTTTCCCGGAGGCACGCGGACCCAAGGCCCGCCTGGGAACCTCCAGGACCTCAGATGCCACTCTGCAGGAGG GTGTCCGAGGGCCTATCTCTGGGGAGCCATTAG
- the SIGIRR gene encoding single Ig IL-1-related receptor isoform X4 — MAGVCDTAPNFLSPSGNQALEPALGSAVSLNCTAWVVSGPHCPLPSVQWLKDGLPLGNGSHCGLHEDSRIKANSSEVLVSSVLGFNLTSAEDYGVFTCSIRNVSSSSFTLWRAGPAGHLAAVLASLLVLLALLLAALLYVKCRLNVLLWYQDAYGELEMNDGKLYDAYVSYSDSPEDRKFVNFILKPQLERRRGYKLFLDDRDLLPRAEPSADLLVNLSRCRRLIVVLSEAFLGRAWCSHSFREGLCRLLELTRRPIFITFEGQKRDPVHPALRLLRQHRHLVTLLLWKPGSVAPSSEFWRELQLALPRKVRHRAMEGDPQTRLQGDKDPMLTVQGHLPEGRTLHLELDPDPEGDLGVRGPISGEPLAPPHASGVALGEGRGSEVDVSDLGSRNYSARTDFYCLVSEDDV, encoded by the exons ATGGCAG GTGTCTGTGACACGGCCCCCAACTTCCTCTCCCCGTCTGGAAACCAGGCCCTGGAGCCTGCCCTGGGCAGTGCGGTCTCCCTGAACTGCACGGCCTGGGTGGTCTCTGGGCCCCACTGTCCCCTGCCCTCAGTCCAGTGGCTGAAAGATGGGCTGCCGCTGGGCAATGGAAGCCACTGTGGCCTCCATGAAGACTCCCG GATCAAGGCCAACTCATCAGAGGTGCTTGTGTCCAGTGTTCTGGGGTTCAACCTGACCAGTGCTGAGGACTATGGGGTCTTCACCTGCTCCATCCGGAATGtcagctcctcctccttcactCTTTGGAGAGCTG GCCCAGCTGGCCACCTGGCCGCAGTGCTGGCCTCACTCCTGGTCCTGCTGGCCCTGCTCCTGGCGGCCCTGCTCTATGTGAAGTGTCGACTGAATGTGCTGCTCTGGTACCAAGACGCCTACGGGGAGCTGGAGATGAACG ACGGGAAACTCTACGACGCCTACGTCTCCTACAGCGACAGCCCCGAGGACCGGAAGTTCGTGAACTTCATCCTGAAGCCACAGCTAGAGCGGCGTCGGGGCTACAAGCTCTTCCTGGATGACCGCGACCTCCTGCCACGCGCGG AGCCCTCGGCCGATCTCCTGGTGAACCTGAGCCGCTGTCGACGTCTCATCGTGGTGCTGTCGGAAGCATTCCTGGGCCGGGCCTGGTGCAGCCACAGCTTCCG GGAGGGCTTGTGCCGGCTACTGGAGCTCACGCGCAGGCCCATATTCATCACCTTCGAGGGCCAGAAGCGCGACCCCGTGCACCCCGCGCTCCGCCTGCTGCGCCAGCACCGCCACCTGGTGACCCTGCTGCTCTGGAAGCCCGGCTCCGTG GCGCCTTCTTCAGAGTTTTGGAGAGAGCTGCAGCTGGCACTGCCACGCAAGGTGCGGCACAGAGCCATGGAGGGAGACCCCCAGACCCGGCTGCAGGGTGACAAGGACCCCATGCTGACCGTGCAAGGCCACCTACCCGAGGGCCGCACCCTGCACCTGGAGCTGGACCCCGACCCTGAGGGGGACCTGG GTGTCCGAGGGCCTATCTCTGGGGAGCCATTAGCTCCACCCCACGCAAGCGGGGTCGCCCTTGGAGAGGGCCGGGGCAGCGAGGTGGATGTCTCGGACCTCGGCTCCCGCAACTACAGTGCCCGCACGGACTTCTACTGCCTGGTGTCCGAGGATGACGTGTAG
- the SIGIRR gene encoding single Ig IL-1-related receptor isoform X2: protein MAGVCDTAPNFLSPSGNQALEPALGSAVSLNCTAWVVSGPHCPLPSVQWLKDGLPLGNGSHCGLHEDSRIKANSSEVLVSSVLGFNLTSAEDYGVFTCSIRNVSSSSFTLWRAGPAGHLAAVLASLLVLLALLLAALLYVKCRLNVLLWYQDAYGELEMNDGKLYDAYVSYSDSPEDRKFVNFILKPQLERRRGYKLFLDDRDLLPRAEPSADLLVNLSRCRRLIVVLSEAFLGRAWCSHSFREGLCRLLELTRRPIFITFEGQKRDPVHPALRLLRQHRHLVTLLLWKPGSVAPSSEFWRELQLALPRKVRHRAMEGDPQTRLQGDKDPMLTVQGHLPEGRTLHLELDPDPEGDLGMPTWSHPGPEKLGLGRRGCTGLRSPERGPGGGDFLPAAHRWAWPPPRTPSLPLSRRHADPRPAWEPPGPQMPLCRRVSGE from the exons ATGGCAG GTGTCTGTGACACGGCCCCCAACTTCCTCTCCCCGTCTGGAAACCAGGCCCTGGAGCCTGCCCTGGGCAGTGCGGTCTCCCTGAACTGCACGGCCTGGGTGGTCTCTGGGCCCCACTGTCCCCTGCCCTCAGTCCAGTGGCTGAAAGATGGGCTGCCGCTGGGCAATGGAAGCCACTGTGGCCTCCATGAAGACTCCCG GATCAAGGCCAACTCATCAGAGGTGCTTGTGTCCAGTGTTCTGGGGTTCAACCTGACCAGTGCTGAGGACTATGGGGTCTTCACCTGCTCCATCCGGAATGtcagctcctcctccttcactCTTTGGAGAGCTG GCCCAGCTGGCCACCTGGCCGCAGTGCTGGCCTCACTCCTGGTCCTGCTGGCCCTGCTCCTGGCGGCCCTGCTCTATGTGAAGTGTCGACTGAATGTGCTGCTCTGGTACCAAGACGCCTACGGGGAGCTGGAGATGAACG ACGGGAAACTCTACGACGCCTACGTCTCCTACAGCGACAGCCCCGAGGACCGGAAGTTCGTGAACTTCATCCTGAAGCCACAGCTAGAGCGGCGTCGGGGCTACAAGCTCTTCCTGGATGACCGCGACCTCCTGCCACGCGCGG AGCCCTCGGCCGATCTCCTGGTGAACCTGAGCCGCTGTCGACGTCTCATCGTGGTGCTGTCGGAAGCATTCCTGGGCCGGGCCTGGTGCAGCCACAGCTTCCG GGAGGGCTTGTGCCGGCTACTGGAGCTCACGCGCAGGCCCATATTCATCACCTTCGAGGGCCAGAAGCGCGACCCCGTGCACCCCGCGCTCCGCCTGCTGCGCCAGCACCGCCACCTGGTGACCCTGCTGCTCTGGAAGCCCGGCTCCGTG GCGCCTTCTTCAGAGTTTTGGAGAGAGCTGCAGCTGGCACTGCCACGCAAGGTGCGGCACAGAGCCATGGAGGGAGACCCCCAGACCCGGCTGCAGGGTGACAAGGACCCCATGCTGACCGTGCAAGGCCACCTACCCGAGGGCCGCACCCTGCACCTGGAGCTGGACCCCGACCCTGAGGGGGACCTGGGTATGCCCACCTGGTCCCACCCCGGCCCTGAGAAGCTCGGCCTGGGGCGGAGGGGGTGCACGGGGCTGAGGAGCCCAGAGAGGGGTCCAGGTGGCGGGGACTTCCTCCCTGCAGCCCATAGGTGGGCTTGGCCCCCCCCCCGCACACCCTCACTGCCTCTTTCCCGGAGGCACGCGGACCCAAGGCCCGCCTGGGAACCTCCAGGACCTCAGATGCCACTCTGCAGGAGGGTGAGCGGGGAGTGA
- the SIGIRR gene encoding single Ig IL-1-related receptor isoform X3, translating into MAGVCDTAPNFLSPSGNQALEPALGSAVSLNCTAWVVSGPHCPLPSVQWLKDGLPLGNGSHCGLHEDSRVLGFNLTSAEDYGVFTCSIRNVSSSSFTLWRAGPAGHLAAVLASLLVLLALLLAALLYVKCRLNVLLWYQDAYGELEMNDGKLYDAYVSYSDSPEDRKFVNFILKPQLERRRGYKLFLDDRDLLPRAEPSADLLVNLSRCRRLIVVLSEAFLGRAWCSHSFREGLCRLLELTRRPIFITFEGQKRDPVHPALRLLRQHRHLVTLLLWKPGSVAPSSEFWRELQLALPRKVRHRAMEGDPQTRLQGDKDPMLTVQGHLPEGRTLHLELDPDPEGDLGMPTWSHPGPEKLGLGRRGCTGLRSPERGPGGGDFLPAAHRWAWPPPRTPSLPLSRRHADPRPAWEPPGPQMPLCRRVSEGLSLGSH; encoded by the exons ATGGCAG GTGTCTGTGACACGGCCCCCAACTTCCTCTCCCCGTCTGGAAACCAGGCCCTGGAGCCTGCCCTGGGCAGTGCGGTCTCCCTGAACTGCACGGCCTGGGTGGTCTCTGGGCCCCACTGTCCCCTGCCCTCAGTCCAGTGGCTGAAAGATGGGCTGCCGCTGGGCAATGGAAGCCACTGTGGCCTCCATGAAGACTCCCG TGTTCTGGGGTTCAACCTGACCAGTGCTGAGGACTATGGGGTCTTCACCTGCTCCATCCGGAATGtcagctcctcctccttcactCTTTGGAGAGCTG GCCCAGCTGGCCACCTGGCCGCAGTGCTGGCCTCACTCCTGGTCCTGCTGGCCCTGCTCCTGGCGGCCCTGCTCTATGTGAAGTGTCGACTGAATGTGCTGCTCTGGTACCAAGACGCCTACGGGGAGCTGGAGATGAACG ACGGGAAACTCTACGACGCCTACGTCTCCTACAGCGACAGCCCCGAGGACCGGAAGTTCGTGAACTTCATCCTGAAGCCACAGCTAGAGCGGCGTCGGGGCTACAAGCTCTTCCTGGATGACCGCGACCTCCTGCCACGCGCGG AGCCCTCGGCCGATCTCCTGGTGAACCTGAGCCGCTGTCGACGTCTCATCGTGGTGCTGTCGGAAGCATTCCTGGGCCGGGCCTGGTGCAGCCACAGCTTCCG GGAGGGCTTGTGCCGGCTACTGGAGCTCACGCGCAGGCCCATATTCATCACCTTCGAGGGCCAGAAGCGCGACCCCGTGCACCCCGCGCTCCGCCTGCTGCGCCAGCACCGCCACCTGGTGACCCTGCTGCTCTGGAAGCCCGGCTCCGTG GCGCCTTCTTCAGAGTTTTGGAGAGAGCTGCAGCTGGCACTGCCACGCAAGGTGCGGCACAGAGCCATGGAGGGAGACCCCCAGACCCGGCTGCAGGGTGACAAGGACCCCATGCTGACCGTGCAAGGCCACCTACCCGAGGGCCGCACCCTGCACCTGGAGCTGGACCCCGACCCTGAGGGGGACCTGGGTATGCCCACCTGGTCCCACCCCGGCCCTGAGAAGCTCGGCCTGGGGCGGAGGGGGTGCACGGGGCTGAGGAGCCCAGAGAGGGGTCCAGGTGGCGGGGACTTCCTCCCTGCAGCCCATAGGTGGGCTTGGCCCCCCCCCCGCACACCCTCACTGCCTCTTTCCCGGAGGCACGCGGACCCAAGGCCCGCCTGGGAACCTCCAGGACCTCAGATGCCACTCTGCAGGAGG GTGTCCGAGGGCCTATCTCTGGGGAGCCATTAG